A section of the Streptomyces sp. Je 1-369 genome encodes:
- a CDS encoding DUF3097 domain-containing protein, which yields MRQYSADLTPPWKKPKPVPEVAADAGLVVEELSTGFCGAVIRCEKTAQGPTVTLEDRFGKHRVFPMEPRGFLLEGRPVTLVRPSRAAAPARPSRTASGSVAVPGARARVARAGRIYVEGRHDAELVERVWGDDLRIEGVVVEYLEGVDDLPAIVAEFDPGPDARLGVLVDHLVPGSKESRITTQVTSAHALVVGHPYIDIWEAVKPSSVGIPAWPRVPRGQDWKTGVCHALGWPPNTGAAWQRILESVHSYKDLEPPLLGRVEELIDFVTLP from the coding sequence ATGCGCCAGTACTCCGCCGACCTCACGCCCCCTTGGAAGAAGCCGAAGCCCGTACCGGAGGTGGCGGCCGACGCCGGCCTCGTGGTCGAGGAGCTGAGCACCGGTTTCTGCGGGGCGGTGATCCGCTGCGAGAAGACGGCGCAGGGCCCGACGGTGACGCTGGAGGACCGCTTCGGCAAGCACCGCGTCTTCCCGATGGAGCCGCGCGGTTTCCTGTTGGAGGGCCGCCCGGTCACCCTGGTCCGCCCTTCGCGGGCCGCGGCCCCCGCACGTCCCTCCCGCACCGCGTCCGGCTCGGTGGCCGTGCCCGGTGCGCGGGCCAGGGTCGCCCGCGCGGGACGCATCTACGTGGAGGGCCGTCACGACGCCGAACTGGTCGAGCGCGTCTGGGGCGACGACCTGCGCATCGAGGGCGTCGTCGTGGAGTACCTGGAGGGCGTCGACGACCTCCCCGCGATCGTCGCCGAGTTCGACCCGGGGCCGGACGCCCGCCTCGGCGTCCTGGTCGACCACCTGGTCCCGGGCTCCAAGGAGTCCCGCATCACGACGCAGGTCACCAGCGCCCACGCCCTGGTCGTCGGCCACCCCTACATCGACATCTGGGAGGCGGTGAAGCCGTCCTCGGTCGGCATCCCCGCCTGGCCCCGCGTCCCCCGTGGCCAGGACTGGAAGACGGGCGTCTGCCACGCCCTGGGCTGGCCGCCCAACACGGGGGCGGCCTGGCAGCGCATCCTGGAGTCGGTCCACTCCTACAAGGACCTGGAGCCCCCGCTCCTCGGCCGCGTGGAAGAACTCATCGACTTCGTCACGCTCCCGTAG
- the hemW gene encoding radical SAM family heme chaperone HemW: protein MPSALPDGEPMPEDGALPASALDGAASRPLGFYLHVPYCATRCGYCDFNTYTATELRGSGGVLASRDNYAQTLSDEVRLARKVLGDDPRPVRTVFVGGGTPTLLAARDLVAMLAAVRDEFGLADDAEITTEANPESVDEAYLSELREGGFNRVSFGMQSAKQHVLKVLDRTHTPGRPEACVAEARAAGFDHVNLDLIYGTPGETDDDWRATLDAAIGAGPDHVSAYALIVEEGTQLARRIRRGEVPMTDDDVHADRYLIADEVLGNAGFSWYEVSNWATSDSGRCLHNELYWRGADWWGAGPGAHSHVGGVRWWNVKHPGAYAGALAGGGSPGAGREVLSAEDRRVERILLELRLREGCPLSLLREAGLAASVRARDEGLLEAGPYGEGRAVLTLRGRLLADAVVRDLVD, encoded by the coding sequence ATGCCCTCCGCACTGCCCGATGGTGAGCCCATGCCCGAGGACGGCGCGCTGCCCGCGTCCGCCCTCGACGGCGCGGCCTCCCGCCCCCTCGGCTTCTACCTGCACGTCCCGTACTGCGCCACGCGCTGCGGCTACTGCGACTTCAACACGTACACCGCGACCGAGCTGCGCGGCTCCGGCGGCGTCCTCGCCTCCCGCGACAACTACGCGCAGACCCTCTCCGACGAGGTGCGGCTCGCCCGTAAGGTCCTGGGCGACGACCCGCGGCCCGTGCGGACCGTGTTCGTCGGGGGCGGCACGCCGACGCTGCTCGCCGCCCGCGACCTCGTGGCGATGCTCGCCGCCGTGCGGGACGAGTTCGGGCTCGCGGACGACGCGGAGATCACGACCGAGGCGAACCCGGAGTCGGTCGACGAGGCGTACCTGAGCGAGCTCAGGGAGGGTGGCTTCAACCGTGTGTCCTTCGGCATGCAGAGCGCGAAGCAGCACGTCCTGAAGGTGCTCGACCGTACGCATACACCCGGGCGCCCCGAGGCGTGCGTCGCCGAGGCACGCGCCGCGGGCTTCGACCACGTGAACCTCGACCTGATCTACGGCACGCCCGGCGAGACGGACGACGACTGGCGCGCCACGCTCGACGCGGCGATCGGCGCGGGCCCCGACCACGTCAGCGCCTACGCGCTCATCGTGGAGGAGGGCACGCAGCTGGCGCGGCGCATCCGGCGCGGCGAAGTGCCGATGACCGACGACGACGTGCACGCCGACCGGTACCTGATCGCCGACGAGGTGCTCGGGAACGCGGGCTTCTCCTGGTACGAGGTGTCCAACTGGGCCACGTCCGACAGCGGCCGCTGCCTGCACAACGAGCTGTACTGGCGCGGCGCCGACTGGTGGGGCGCCGGGCCCGGCGCGCACAGCCACGTCGGCGGCGTGCGGTGGTGGAACGTCAAGCATCCCGGGGCCTACGCGGGGGCGCTGGCGGGCGGTGGCTCGCCCGGGGCCGGGCGTGAGGTGCTGTCCGCGGAGGATCGGCGGGTAGAGCGGATCCTGCTGGAGCTCCGGCTGCGGGAGGGCTGCCCGTTGTCGCTGCTGCGGGAGGCGGGCCTCGCGGCGTCCGTACGGGCCAGGGACGAGGGACTGCTCGAGGCCGGACCGTACGGGGAGGGGCGCGCCGTCCTGACGCTTCGGGGGCGGCTGCTCGCCGACGCCGTGGTGCGGGACCTGGTGGACTGA
- a CDS encoding SpoIIE family protein phosphatase codes for MGSIPMQLEADIRASAMDPGRPGPPAVVRTSLPGNPLAPAAARRFVRAALADWTELGVPAAAGITDRLADDAVLLVSELVTNAVVHAGTAVELMCRLDEVLPDENTETLLIEVADHHPARAVRGEHRPPSSGTPEYGRGLHLVATLSESWGITYRTGTKSVWARLPVEGVQAGPGIESYASEQALLRGLRAAEILAPLPNRASQDTEWVNRGALTFLAEASDLLAGQFDEDLVAALAGQLLVPRLADWCAIWLDDMSQGAVHDSLGVQGARLARVWHTSEHRMEELRRVLEKEPPRVPDTAGSGAFPLPWPGEALAGGAPGAALAYRLSAGGRALGTLVIGRSGLVRFPDEVTGLVEDFSRRVALAISTARRYQRQANISQVLQRGLLPSKVADIPGVESGLVYEPRDKGGPGGDFYDVFQAGDGRWCFALGDVQGKGPEAAVVIGLARPWLRLLAREGYQVAEVMDRLNQLLLDDAIEAADAAAAVVAAAGGQGAPPDSPTSRFLSLLYGEIVPYEGGVRITLACAGHPLPLVMSAAGEVREAATPQMLLGVVDDETYKSESFDLRSGETLLCVTDGVTERRTGRRQFDDGDGLARALASCAGLDADLVAERIKRLVHEFSERPPDDDLALLVLRAR; via the coding sequence GTGGGGTCCATTCCGATGCAACTGGAGGCCGATATTCGTGCCTCCGCCATGGACCCGGGCCGACCCGGGCCACCGGCGGTGGTGCGCACGTCATTGCCCGGAAACCCACTGGCGCCCGCCGCCGCGCGGAGATTCGTGCGGGCGGCGCTCGCCGACTGGACCGAGCTCGGCGTGCCCGCCGCCGCCGGCATCACCGACCGGCTCGCCGACGACGCGGTGCTGCTGGTCAGCGAGTTGGTGACCAACGCCGTCGTGCACGCGGGCACGGCCGTCGAGCTGATGTGCCGCCTCGACGAGGTGCTCCCCGACGAGAACACGGAAACCCTCCTCATCGAGGTCGCCGACCACCACCCCGCACGCGCCGTCCGCGGCGAGCACCGCCCGCCGTCCTCCGGCACTCCCGAGTACGGCCGCGGCCTCCACCTCGTCGCGACCCTCTCCGAGTCCTGGGGCATCACCTACCGCACCGGCACGAAATCGGTCTGGGCCCGACTGCCCGTCGAGGGCGTCCAGGCCGGCCCCGGGATCGAGTCGTACGCGAGCGAACAGGCCCTGCTGCGCGGACTGCGCGCCGCCGAGATCCTCGCGCCGCTGCCCAATCGCGCCTCGCAGGACACGGAGTGGGTCAACAGGGGCGCGCTCACCTTCCTCGCCGAGGCGTCCGACCTCCTTGCCGGACAGTTCGACGAGGACCTGGTGGCGGCACTCGCCGGACAGCTGCTCGTGCCGCGCCTCGCCGACTGGTGCGCGATCTGGCTCGACGACATGTCCCAGGGAGCCGTCCACGACTCCCTGGGCGTGCAGGGTGCACGGCTCGCCCGCGTGTGGCACACCAGCGAGCACCGGATGGAGGAGCTGCGCCGTGTCCTGGAGAAGGAACCGCCCCGCGTCCCCGACACGGCGGGCTCCGGCGCCTTCCCGCTGCCCTGGCCCGGTGAGGCGCTGGCGGGCGGGGCGCCCGGCGCGGCACTGGCGTACCGGCTGAGCGCGGGCGGGCGCGCCCTCGGCACGCTCGTCATCGGCCGGTCCGGGCTCGTCCGCTTCCCCGACGAAGTCACCGGACTCGTCGAGGACTTCAGCCGCCGGGTCGCGCTCGCCATCAGCACCGCCCGGCGCTACCAGCGCCAGGCCAACATCAGCCAGGTGCTCCAGCGCGGACTGCTGCCCAGCAAGGTCGCGGACATCCCCGGCGTCGAGAGCGGCCTCGTCTACGAACCGCGGGACAAGGGCGGCCCCGGCGGTGACTTCTACGACGTGTTCCAGGCGGGCGACGGCCGCTGGTGCTTCGCGCTCGGCGACGTCCAGGGCAAGGGGCCCGAGGCGGCCGTCGTCATCGGCCTCGCCCGCCCCTGGCTGCGGCTGCTCGCCCGCGAGGGGTACCAGGTCGCGGAGGTCATGGACCGTCTCAACCAGCTGCTCCTCGACGACGCGATCGAGGCGGCGGACGCGGCGGCGGCGGTCGTCGCGGCGGCGGGCGGGCAGGGCGCGCCGCCCGACAGCCCCACGTCGCGGTTCCTCTCGCTCCTGTACGGGGAGATCGTCCCGTACGAAGGAGGAGTGCGCATCACCCTCGCCTGCGCCGGGCATCCGCTGCCGCTCGTCATGTCCGCCGCCGGTGAGGTCCGGGAGGCGGCCACTCCGCAGATGCTGCTCGGGGTCGTCGACGACGAGACGTACAAGAGTGAGAGCTTCGACCTGCGGTCCGGCGAGACGCTCCTGTGCGTCACGGACGGCGTGACCGAGCGCCGGACGGGCCGACGCCAGTTCGACGACGGCGACGGCCTCGCACGGGCGCTGGCGAGCTGCGCGGGGCTCGACGCGGACCTGGTGGCGGAACGGATCAAGCGCCTCGTCCACGAGTTCTCGGAACGCCCTCCGGACGACGACCTGGCACTGCTGGTGCTGCGGGCGCGGTGA
- a CDS encoding HAMP domain-containing protein has protein sequence MRAARDGDFTKVAPVGDGLAAELYVVFNEMLDRSLHFDSELIRVRREVIRHGRLDERFAASPGQGRWAARVSEVNTLLDALVAPAANATRVLNAVAGGDLTQRVDLHDGTRELRGDLRRLGRAVNTMVDQLSLFTGEVTRVAREVGTEGRLGGRAKVRGLSGSWRDVTEAVNTMASRLTAQVRDIALVTTAVAQGDLTRTVTVEATGELLELKLTVNTMVEQLSAFAAEVTRVAREVGTEGQLGGRAQARGVSGVWKDLTDNVNFMASNLTSQVRNIAQVTTAVANGDLSQKITVDARGEILELKSTVNTMVDQLSAFADEVTRVAREVGTEGNLGGRAQVRGVSGVWKDLTDNVNFMADNLTSQVRNIALVSTAVAQGDLGKKITVEAKGEILELKSTINTMVDQLSAFADEVTRVAREVGTEGNLGGQAQVRGVSGVWKDLTDNVNFMASNLTSQVRNIAQVTTAVANGDLSKMITVTARGEILELKDTVNTMVEQLRAFADEVTRVAREVGTDGRLGGRAQVLGVSGVWKDLTDNVNYMADNLTGQVRNIAQVATAVAQGDLSKKIDVDARGEILELKTTINTMVDTLSSFSSEVTRVAREVGSEGQLGGQARVEGVYGTWKRLTTNVNELALNLTTQVRAIAEVASAVAQGDMTRSITVETRGEVSELKDNINLMVSNLRETTRAKDWLESNLARLAGLMQGHRDLMEVADLILRELTPLVNAQYGAFFLADPDTAESPAPSQVTAKGLAFIAGYGAAQGSVVDTGGMPAQGLVRQAALEKKRILVEEVPPDYIKIHSGLGDAAPATVVIIPILFEDKLLGVIELATFSRFSDVHLAFFDQFVNTIGVAINTIIANSRTESLLGESQRLAIQLQERSDELQRQQAELRRSNAELEEKAALLATSSQYKSEFLANMSHELRTPLNSLLILARLLSDNPDDHLSDQEVQFATTIHRSGSDLLQLINDILDLSKIEAGRMDVRPKKLPLIKVLDYVHATFRPLTLDRGLAFDVSVGEDVPREMFSDEQRLQQILRNLLSNAVKFTSAGSVELRVSRVKESAGDRLLHDNEDLLCFAVSDTGIGIPAEQLPVIFEAFQQADGTTNRKYGGTGLGLSISREIAGLLGGRITAESRPGQGSTFSLYVPVVHPGHGAAAIAYAAAHIQHLPEPMEQAALRPHTALEPDDSWPTPTKLEEWKEGRAGRILPGRRVLIVDDDIRNVFALTHVLSRVGMPVLYAENGREGIETLERNPDVDIVLMDIMMPEMDGYETMVAIRRSPRWQGLPIVALTAKAMPGDREKAISQGATDYVPKPVDVDQLLGVVCALLDPAGSSTDEQSTTPDPETVVQEQDSVQGESAVPPTTE, from the coding sequence ATGAGGGCCGCACGGGACGGTGACTTCACCAAGGTGGCGCCGGTCGGCGACGGCCTGGCCGCGGAGCTGTATGTGGTGTTCAACGAAATGCTGGACCGTTCGCTGCACTTCGACAGCGAGCTGATCCGCGTGCGGCGCGAGGTCATACGGCACGGCCGGCTGGACGAGCGGTTCGCCGCGAGCCCCGGTCAGGGCCGGTGGGCGGCCCGCGTCTCGGAGGTCAACACCCTGCTCGACGCGCTGGTCGCACCGGCGGCGAACGCGACCCGGGTGCTGAACGCGGTGGCGGGCGGCGACCTCACGCAACGTGTCGACCTGCACGACGGCACCCGTGAACTGCGGGGTGATTTACGCCGTCTGGGCCGGGCCGTCAACACGATGGTGGATCAGCTGTCCCTCTTCACGGGTGAGGTCACGCGGGTCGCCCGTGAGGTTGGCACGGAGGGGCGTCTCGGCGGGCGCGCCAAGGTGCGGGGGCTTTCGGGCAGCTGGCGCGACGTGACGGAGGCCGTCAACACGATGGCGTCCCGGCTCACCGCGCAGGTGCGGGACATCGCGCTCGTGACGACGGCGGTGGCGCAGGGCGACCTGACGCGCACGGTGACCGTCGAGGCGACGGGTGAGCTCCTCGAACTGAAGCTGACCGTGAACACGATGGTGGAGCAGCTCTCCGCGTTCGCTGCCGAGGTGACGCGTGTGGCGCGCGAGGTCGGCACGGAGGGGCAGTTGGGCGGCCGCGCCCAGGCGCGCGGGGTGTCGGGTGTGTGGAAGGACCTCACCGACAACGTCAACTTCATGGCGTCGAACCTCACCTCGCAGGTCCGCAACATCGCCCAGGTCACCACGGCCGTCGCCAACGGCGACCTGAGCCAGAAGATCACCGTCGACGCCCGGGGCGAGATCCTGGAGCTGAAGTCGACGGTGAACACGATGGTGGACCAGCTGTCCGCGTTCGCCGACGAGGTCACGCGTGTCGCGCGCGAGGTCGGCACCGAGGGCAACCTGGGTGGGCGTGCTCAGGTGCGGGGCGTGTCGGGTGTGTGGAAGGACCTCACCGACAACGTCAACTTCATGGCCGACAACCTCACCTCCCAGGTGCGGAACATCGCACTCGTGTCGACGGCCGTGGCCCAGGGCGACCTCGGCAAGAAGATCACGGTCGAGGCGAAGGGCGAGATCCTGGAGCTGAAGTCGACGATCAACACGATGGTCGACCAGCTGTCCGCGTTCGCCGACGAGGTCACGCGTGTCGCGCGCGAGGTCGGCACCGAGGGCAACCTCGGCGGTCAGGCGCAGGTCCGCGGGGTGTCGGGCGTATGGAAGGACCTCACGGACAACGTCAACTTCATGGCGTCGAACCTCACCTCGCAGGTCCGCAACATCGCCCAGGTCACCACGGCCGTCGCCAACGGCGACCTGTCCAAGATGATCACAGTCACGGCGCGCGGCGAGATCCTGGAGCTCAAGGACACCGTCAACACGATGGTGGAGCAGCTGCGCGCCTTCGCCGACGAGGTGACCCGCGTCGCCCGCGAGGTCGGCACGGACGGCAGGCTCGGCGGCCGCGCGCAGGTGCTCGGCGTATCGGGCGTGTGGAAGGACCTCACCGACAACGTCAACTACATGGCGGACAACCTCACGGGCCAGGTCCGCAACATCGCGCAGGTCGCGACCGCGGTGGCCCAGGGTGACCTCTCCAAGAAGATCGACGTCGACGCGCGCGGCGAGATCCTGGAGCTGAAGACCACCATCAACACCATGGTGGACACGCTGTCCTCGTTCTCCTCCGAGGTCACCCGTGTGGCCCGCGAGGTCGGCTCCGAGGGGCAGCTGGGCGGCCAGGCCCGGGTCGAAGGCGTGTACGGCACGTGGAAGCGTCTGACGACGAACGTGAACGAGCTGGCACTGAACCTCACCACGCAGGTCCGCGCCATCGCCGAGGTGGCCTCCGCGGTGGCCCAGGGCGACATGACCCGCTCCATCACGGTCGAGACCCGGGGCGAGGTGTCCGAGCTCAAGGACAACATCAACCTCATGGTCTCCAACCTCCGTGAGACCACCCGCGCCAAGGACTGGCTGGAGTCCAACCTGGCCCGTCTCGCCGGTCTGATGCAGGGACACCGGGACCTGATGGAGGTCGCCGACCTGATCCTGCGCGAGCTGACCCCGCTGGTGAACGCGCAGTACGGCGCGTTCTTCCTGGCCGACCCGGACACCGCCGAGTCTCCCGCGCCCAGCCAGGTCACCGCCAAGGGCCTCGCCTTCATCGCCGGGTACGGAGCGGCGCAGGGCTCCGTCGTCGACACGGGCGGCATGCCCGCACAGGGTCTGGTGCGCCAGGCCGCGCTGGAGAAGAAGCGCATCCTCGTCGAGGAGGTCCCGCCGGACTACATCAAGATCCACTCGGGGCTCGGCGACGCGGCACCGGCCACGGTCGTCATCATCCCGATCCTCTTCGAGGACAAGCTGCTCGGCGTCATCGAGCTGGCGACGTTCTCCCGCTTCTCCGACGTCCACCTGGCGTTCTTCGACCAGTTCGTGAACACCATCGGCGTCGCGATCAACACCATCATCGCCAACTCCCGCACGGAGTCGCTGCTCGGCGAGTCGCAGCGCCTGGCCATCCAGCTCCAGGAGCGCTCGGACGAACTCCAGCGCCAGCAGGCCGAGCTGCGGCGGTCCAACGCGGAGCTGGAGGAGAAGGCCGCGCTGCTGGCCACGAGCTCCCAGTACAAGTCGGAGTTCCTCGCGAACATGTCGCACGAGCTGCGCACCCCGCTCAACTCGCTGCTGATCCTCGCGCGGCTGCTCTCCGACAACCCGGACGACCACCTCTCCGACCAGGAGGTGCAGTTCGCGACGACCATCCACCGCTCCGGCTCCGACCTGCTCCAGCTGATCAACGACATCCTCGACCTGTCGAAGATCGAGGCGGGCCGGATGGACGTACGCCCCAAGAAGCTCCCTCTCATCAAGGTCCTCGACTACGTCCACGCGACGTTCCGCCCGCTCACCCTCGACCGCGGTCTCGCCTTCGACGTATCGGTGGGCGAGGACGTGCCGCGCGAGATGTTCTCGGACGAGCAGCGCCTCCAGCAGATCCTGCGCAACCTGCTGTCGAACGCGGTCAAGTTCACCTCGGCGGGCAGCGTCGAGCTGCGGGTCAGCCGCGTCAAGGAGTCCGCGGGCGACCGGCTGCTCCACGACAACGAGGACCTGCTGTGCTTCGCCGTCAGCGACACCGGCATCGGCATCCCCGCCGAACAGCTCCCGGTGATCTTCGAGGCGTTCCAGCAGGCCGACGGCACCACCAACCGGAAATACGGCGGCACGGGCCTCGGCCTCTCCATCAGCCGCGAGATCGCGGGCCTGCTCGGCGGCCGTATCACCGCGGAGAGCCGCCCCGGCCAGGGCTCCACCTTCTCGCTCTACGTCCCGGTGGTGCACCCGGGCCACGGCGCCGCCGCCATCGCGTACGCCGCGGCGCACATCCAGCACCTTCCGGAGCCGATGGAACAGGCGGCCCTGCGGCCGCACACCGCACTCGAACCCGACGACAGCTGGCCCACGCCCACCAAACTGGAGGAGTGGAAGGAAGGGCGCGCGGGCCGGATACTGCCGGGCCGCAGGGTGCTCATCGTCGACGACGACATCCGCAACGTCTTCGCCCTCACCCATGTCCTCAGCCGCGTCGGCATGCCCGTCCTGTACGCGGAGAACGGCCGCGAGGGCATCGAGACCCTGGAGCGCAACCCGGATGTCGACATCGTGCTGATGGACATCATGATGCCGGAGATGGACGGCTACGAAACCATGGTCGCGATCCGTCGCAGCCCCCGCTGGCAGGGCCTGCCCATCGTCGCCCTCACCGCCAAGGCCATGCCCGGAGACCGCGAGAAGGCCATCTCCCAGGGCGCCACCGACTACGTCCCCAAACCCGTGGACGTGGACCAACTGCTCGGCGTCGTCTGTGCCCTCCTGGACCCAGCCGGCTCGTCGACCGACGAGCAATCCACAACCCCCGATCCAGAGACCGTCGTTCAGGAGCAGGACAGTGTTCAAGGAGAGAGCGCTGTTCCGCCGACGACCGAGTGA
- a CDS encoding two-component system response regulator: protein MSAEAATDNRASILLVDDMEDNLMALEAVLGSLNEPLVRARSGEEAMKAILRQRFAVILLDVRMPGMDGFETASNIKRLDQTKDVPIIFLTGTDNDSGYAFRGYATGAADYLTKPFDPWVLRAKVTVFLELHRKNRQLERILAREQRQFDELAARLSAIETHMAASSLKDVLELRRHVTHMEELVQEMCRGRGV, encoded by the coding sequence ATGAGTGCAGAGGCCGCCACCGACAACCGCGCGAGCATCCTCCTAGTCGACGACATGGAGGACAACCTGATGGCGCTCGAAGCCGTCCTCGGATCACTGAACGAGCCCCTGGTGCGGGCTCGTTCGGGCGAGGAGGCCATGAAGGCGATTCTGCGGCAACGATTCGCCGTGATCCTTCTGGACGTCCGCATGCCCGGCATGGACGGCTTCGAGACCGCGTCGAACATCAAACGGCTCGACCAGACCAAAGACGTGCCGATCATCTTCCTGACGGGCACCGACAACGACTCCGGCTACGCGTTCCGTGGCTATGCGACGGGCGCGGCGGACTACCTCACCAAGCCCTTCGACCCGTGGGTGCTGCGCGCCAAGGTCACCGTCTTCCTCGAACTGCACCGTAAAAACAGGCAGTTGGAGCGGATACTGGCCCGTGAGCAGCGCCAGTTCGACGAGCTGGCCGCGCGTCTGTCGGCGATCGAGACGCATATGGCGGCGAGCAGCCTCAAGGACGTCCTCGAACTGCGCCGCCACGTGACGCACATGGAAGAACTGGTGCAGGAGATGTGCCGCGGCCGGGGCGTGTAG
- a CDS encoding AMP-dependent synthetase/ligase — MSDTQTLIENRPPSVAHLFLERVAATPDAEAYRYPVPAASGEGPDDWKTLSWAQAAERVDAIAAGLVELGLQAEDRVALASSTRVEWILCDLGIMCAGAATTTVYPQTNAEESAYILSDSGSRVLIAEDAAQLAKAREKRADLPELRHVVVLDPDGAAPADGDPEGWVLTLADLEARGAAYLEKNPGLVKERIAAITKDQLATIIYTSGTTGRPKGVRLPQDNWSYMAKAIAATGLLGPDDVQYLWLPLAHVFGKVLTSGQIELGHVTAVDGRVDKIIENLPVVQPTYMAAVPRIFEKVYNGVAAKARAGGGAKYKIFQWAADVSREYAKVSQDNFRRTGTASVPFGLRAKHKTADTLVYSKLREAFGGRLRAAVSGSAALAPDIGYFFAGAGIHILEGYGLTESSAASFVNPGEAYRTGTVGKPLPGTEVRIADDGEILLRGPGIMEGYHGLPEKTAEVLESDGWFHTGDIGELSVDGYLRITDRKKDLIKTSGGKYIAPAEVEGQFKAVCPYVSNILVHGADRNFCTALISLDEPAILDWAKENGQEGKSYAEVCAAPATVELIEGYVRELNEGLQRWQTIKKFRLLPRDLDVEHGELTPSLKLKRPVVEREYKHLIEDMYAGSREA; from the coding sequence GTGAGCGACACACAGACCTTGATCGAGAACCGTCCGCCTTCCGTGGCGCATCTCTTCCTGGAGCGCGTGGCGGCCACCCCGGACGCCGAGGCCTACCGCTACCCCGTCCCGGCGGCGTCCGGAGAGGGCCCCGACGACTGGAAGACGCTCAGCTGGGCGCAGGCCGCCGAGCGCGTCGACGCCATCGCGGCGGGCCTCGTCGAGCTGGGGCTCCAGGCCGAGGACCGCGTCGCCCTCGCCTCGTCGACGCGCGTCGAGTGGATCCTCTGCGACCTCGGCATCATGTGCGCCGGCGCGGCCACCACCACGGTGTATCCGCAGACCAACGCCGAGGAGTCGGCGTACATCCTGTCCGACTCCGGCAGCCGCGTGCTGATCGCCGAGGACGCCGCGCAGCTCGCCAAGGCGCGCGAGAAGCGCGCCGACCTGCCCGAGCTGCGGCACGTCGTGGTGCTCGACCCCGACGGCGCGGCGCCCGCCGACGGCGACCCCGAGGGCTGGGTGCTCACCCTCGCCGACCTGGAGGCCCGCGGCGCCGCGTACCTGGAGAAGAACCCGGGGCTCGTCAAGGAGCGCATCGCGGCGATCACCAAGGACCAGCTCGCCACGATCATCTACACGTCCGGCACCACGGGCCGCCCCAAGGGTGTGCGCCTGCCGCAGGACAACTGGTCGTACATGGCCAAGGCCATCGCGGCGACCGGTCTGCTCGGCCCCGACGACGTGCAGTACCTGTGGCTGCCGCTCGCCCACGTCTTCGGCAAGGTGCTGACCTCCGGGCAGATCGAGCTCGGGCACGTCACCGCCGTCGACGGCCGCGTCGACAAGATCATCGAGAACCTGCCGGTGGTGCAGCCGACGTACATGGCGGCCGTTCCCCGCATCTTCGAGAAGGTCTACAACGGCGTCGCGGCCAAGGCGCGGGCCGGCGGCGGAGCCAAGTACAAGATCTTCCAGTGGGCCGCCGACGTCTCCCGCGAGTACGCGAAGGTCAGCCAGGACAACTTCCGCAGGACCGGCACCGCGTCCGTGCCCTTCGGGCTGCGCGCCAAGCACAAGACCGCCGACACGCTCGTCTACTCCAAGCTGCGCGAGGCCTTCGGCGGTCGGCTGCGCGCCGCCGTCTCCGGCTCCGCCGCGCTCGCCCCCGACATCGGCTACTTCTTCGCGGGCGCCGGCATCCACATCCTCGAGGGGTACGGCCTGACCGAGTCCTCCGCGGCGTCGTTCGTGAACCCCGGCGAGGCCTACCGCACCGGCACGGTCGGCAAGCCGCTGCCCGGCACCGAGGTGCGCATCGCCGACGACGGCGAGATCCTGCTGCGCGGCCCCGGCATCATGGAGGGCTACCACGGCCTCCCGGAGAAGACCGCCGAGGTCCTGGAGTCCGACGGCTGGTTCCACACCGGGGACATCGGCGAGCTGTCCGTCGACGGCTACCTGCGGATCACGGACCGCAAGAAGGACCTGATCAAAACGTCCGGCGGCAAGTACATCGCGCCCGCCGAGGTCGAGGGCCAGTTCAAGGCCGTCTGTCCGTACGTCTCCAACATCCTCGTGCACGGCGCCGACCGGAACTTCTGCACCGCCCTCATCTCCCTCGACGAGCCCGCCATCCTCGACTGGGCCAAGGAGAACGGCCAGGAGGGCAAGTCGTACGCGGAGGTGTGCGCCGCTCCCGCGACGGTGGAGCTCATCGAGGGCTATGTGCGCGAGCTCAACGAAGGCCTGCAGCGCTGGCAGACCATCAAGAAGTTCCGGCTCCTGCCGCGCGACCTCGACGTCGAGCACGGCGAGCTGACGCCCAGCCTGAAGCTGAAGCGCCCGGTGGTGGAGCGGGAGTACAAGCACCTGATCGAGGACATGTACGCGGGGTCGCGCGAGGCCTGA